A single window of Nicotiana tomentosiformis chromosome 1, ASM39032v3, whole genome shotgun sequence DNA harbors:
- the LOC104118560 gene encoding deSI-like protein At4g17486 isoform X1, giving the protein MKSKLKNGLCSVVPLHLQGESATRFCMFPKVKSACCSPGNTPVYLNVYDLTPVNGYFYWAGIGVFHTGVEVHGVEYAFGAHDYPTSGVFELEPRQCPGFKFRKSVFMGTTYLDPIQLREFIERQSVNYNGDSYHLIAKNCNHFSDDICYRLTGKRMPKWVNRLARVGSLCNCILPEALKTSTVRHDTNVQNYDSEKRKLRSSFNCLSSISMRQGEREVSMSSLFLHSHYKGCLPPWESKKSRSRSLKEG; this is encoded by the exons ATGAAATCAAAGTTGAAGAATGGCTTGTGTTCTGTGGTGCCTCTTCATTTACAAGGTGAATCTGCAACACGTTTTTGCATGTTCCCTAAAGTGAAGTCAGCTTGCTGTAGTCCAGGCAACACACCTGTTTACCTTAATGTATACGACTTGACACCCGTTAATGGCTATTTCTACTGGGCAGGCATAGGTGTCTTCCATACAGGGGTGGAAG TTCATGGTGTTGAATATGCTTTCGGAGCACATGACTATCCAACAAGTGGTGTATTTGAGCTTGAACCTCGTCAGTGCCCTGGCTTTAAATTTAGAAAGTCGGTGTTCATGGGAACAACATATTTGGATCCTATCCAGCTTAGAGAATTCATTGAGCGCCAATCAGTAAACTACAATGGTGACTCATATCATTTAATTGCCAAGAACTGTAATCATTTCTCGGATGATATCTGTTACAGGTTGACTGGGAAGCGGATGCCTAAATGGGTGAACCGGCTAGCAAGAGTAG GTTCATTATGCAACTGCATTCTTCCAGAAGCCCTCAAAACTTCCACGGTACGACATGATACAAATGTGCAAAACTATGACAGTGAGAAGAGGAAACTTAGAAGCTCTTTCAACTGTTTGTCATCAATCTCAATGCGTCAAGGTGAGAGAGAAGTATCAATGTCATCGCTGTTCTTGCACTCTCACTATAAAGGCTGCCTTCCACCTTGGGAATCCAAAAAATCTAGAAGCAGGTCTTTGAAGGAAGGATAA
- the LOC104118560 gene encoding deSI-like protein At4g17486 isoform X2, producing MKSKLKNGLCSVVPLHLQGESATRFCMFPKVKSACCSPGNTPVYLNVYDLTPVNGYFYWAGIGVFHTGVEVHGVEYAFGAHDYPTSGVFELEPRQCPGFKFRKSVFMGTTYLDPIQLREFIERQSVNYNGDSYHLIAKNCNHFSDDICYRLTGKRMPKWVNRLARVHYATAFFQKPSKLPRYDMIQMCKTMTVRRGNLEALSTVCHQSQCVKVREKYQCHRCSCTLTIKAAFHLGNPKNLEAGL from the exons ATGAAATCAAAGTTGAAGAATGGCTTGTGTTCTGTGGTGCCTCTTCATTTACAAGGTGAATCTGCAACACGTTTTTGCATGTTCCCTAAAGTGAAGTCAGCTTGCTGTAGTCCAGGCAACACACCTGTTTACCTTAATGTATACGACTTGACACCCGTTAATGGCTATTTCTACTGGGCAGGCATAGGTGTCTTCCATACAGGGGTGGAAG TTCATGGTGTTGAATATGCTTTCGGAGCACATGACTATCCAACAAGTGGTGTATTTGAGCTTGAACCTCGTCAGTGCCCTGGCTTTAAATTTAGAAAGTCGGTGTTCATGGGAACAACATATTTGGATCCTATCCAGCTTAGAGAATTCATTGAGCGCCAATCAGTAAACTACAATGGTGACTCATATCATTTAATTGCCAAGAACTGTAATCATTTCTCGGATGATATCTGTTACAGGTTGACTGGGAAGCGGATGCCTAAATGGGTGAACCGGCTAGCAAGA GTTCATTATGCAACTGCATTCTTCCAGAAGCCCTCAAAACTTCCACGGTACGACATGATACAAATGTGCAAAACTATGACAGTGAGAAGAGGAAACTTAGAAGCTCTTTCAACTGTTTGTCATCAATCTCAATGCGTCAAGGTGAGAGAGAAGTATCAATGTCATCGCTGTTCTTGCACTCTCACTATAAAGGCTGCCTTCCACCTTGGGAATCCAAAAAATCTAGAAGCAGGTCTTTGA